GTGGATATCATTGAAAGTATCAAAGCCTGCAATTACATTGCAGCCCTTTCCTTCCAGATCGCGGATAAGGGCATCTATGACTTCAAGATTGTCCCCTGTATAATCCGAGGCATGGAACCATATCCCGATAGTGGGTTTACTTTTATCGTAAATATGTCGTGGTTCAGTTGCGTTGGAGTACCATTCAAGGTAGTCAGTGGTATTTTCAAACCAGTCAGGCTGAGATTCGTTGGTAGGAGAGCGGGCATCAGGATGGTAAAGTCCGCCTTCGGGGAACTCTATGGGCTCCTCGTAAACCCAGCTGTCCGTAAGCTCGGGTTTATCTCCGTAAGTTTTTGCGAGATAGATAAGGAAATTTTCAGTATTCTTCTTCAGGACTCCTCTTGTACCCATATTGTAGAAAAATTTCTCTTCAGTGGAATTATAAGGCTTGGTCCCGGTAAAGATCTGATCATAAACTGAAGTGTTGATGTATGTCGGATCCATTGCAGATGTAATGTCTATGAGTACAGTCCCATTTTCATGTGCACTCTCAAGGTCGTCTCCGATATCTTCGAACTGCGACCAGAGCATGTAGGAAAATATTACATCCTGGTTTTCAAAGGTGACATTGGTAAAGTCCGCATACCCCGAAATATATGTTACATTTATACTCGCATTGTACGGATTGGACTCCTCTGCCGCAGCAAGGGCGCTTCCGTCATAACAGATAAAAGTAAGGTTTACCTGATTTTCATCAGCCGATACGTTTTGTGCAAGCAGTAAAAAGACCACCGCACATAGAACCAGTAATCTACTTCGTGCCGTATGCATATTATCCCCAGCAATTTACCGTGAACATGGGGCATCCCGGGAGGAAGAAATTATCAGGATGCCCGGCCCACCAGAGGCTTTTAATTTAAATATTTGATAATTTTAGGAACTTCCATAAAACAGCCGCCAAATTTTAGGATTGAAAGTGGAAGCTCTCGATTCGAACTCTTCATTCAAACTCAAAACTTCCTCAAAAAAATGAGCAGCCGATTTTGTTTTAATAGATTCAACTTTCGAAGCATTGGATGAAAAAGATATAAAAGACGGTTTTTGGCTTACAATTGTTAGCTATTTGGGTAAAAAGGGAAATTTTAGAACAATTTTACTAAAAATAGGACGAAAAATTAATAGGAAGCAGATGCACTTGTTGAAGTGGATGTATCATTTCCCTCAGAACCTTCGGGCACGTAAATCACTCTGCCGTCAGCCAGCTTATAAGCCGTACCCAGAGCTTCTCCTGTACCTCCTCCGATATTGTCGGTCATGTTCAGGACCTCTATTGGCTTCCCCTGGTCCTTGATGATTATCTTCATATCCTCGGCTCCGGGATTCTTTACAATTGTAATATCCTCGTTCGAGCTCAAAAGTTCGGGGAGATGGTATGACATCACAAGGGCTACAAGTAGCGCCACGGAAAAGACCATTGCAACGTCAAAAAGATTGGCAACCCCGGTCATGGGGTTTTGCTCATCAGGGTCATTTAAAAGCCCGGTTCGCCTGTACCTTCTGGATTTTCGCATAGTATTCCTCCTTTAAAAAATCTATCAATTCCCGGTCTTCTCCTCGACAATATCCAGAATGTAATCGATATCTGACATGTCTTCCCAGTACCAGCGCCTCCTGACCTGGGTAAGCACATAGGCTATTCCGGCAGAAAAGAGCCCTACAACGGTAGTCGCAAAGGCAATCATCAGGTTCTGTGCCAGGGTTTCGAGGTCTCCCTGCGAAAGCCCTATAAGGGCAGGCCCGAGAGGGATCAGGGTTCCCATAAGCCCGAGCATGGGAGCAACAGTAGAGATTATTTTCGTGTGCTCGAGGCGCTTTGCCATCCTTATCTCATATTCCTCGGAAAGCTTACCGATTGCAGGGAAATTCTGCTCTTCAAGGTATTGTGCAGACTCTTTTGCAAAGGTCGTGACCATGTAATTTTGTTTTATATTCAGAAGAGCCTTCGACGCTTCCGAAAAACCCGAGCTATTAAGACTTTGCCTGATTTTTTTGCAACTAACTTCCAGGCTGTTCCGATCCCTGGTCCTTTTTGAATATTCGGAAAGGAATTCTCCTAACTGAATAAGTGAAACAAAGACCAGGAGAGTCAAAAATATCATTACCGGATATAGTAAAGCCGATGAAAATACGTATATAGTCCGGAATAACAGATCCATATTGCTCATTGGTTAGACCTCACACGGTCAAGGAAAAAACCTGCAAGAATTATTATCCCGAAAGCCAGAAGGGGAAAAAAGCTTGATTCTCCGGTTTGCATAGGAGCCATGTTCATCTGTTTTGATTTCATGTAGGCAGGGATTAAAAGAGCCCCCAGAAGATAATAAATTCCGATAAGCATCATGGCGCTTCCCATAGTTTCGGGAGTTTTTCCACACCTGGTCTTCCCAAACCTGAAAAGAAAAGAAGAAGCTACAACTGCAGTAAAAAAAGCAACTCCTACAAGGAACCCTATTTTTATTCCGGAAAAGTTGAGACTTTCTGAAAGAAGCATGCAGGATACCGCAAGAGCTCCAAGGCAGACAGGGCAGGGCATGGATATTGCCAGGAAAGTGTGTCTGGAAACATCTTTCCCTGAATTCCACTTTTTCTGTGTGTAAATGCCGGCCCATATAAGGAGAAGAGAAACCAGAACGTGGATTCCCATGCCCATTGCAGAAAGGCGTTCAAAGGCATCCAGACTCATGTGGTCAGCAACACTTCCGAATAAAAGGGCAAGAAAAAAGTAACTGCCACCAATTGTGAGAATTTCTCGTGTAGTGATATTTGAAAATCCGCAACCTAATCCAGTTTTAATCCCGAATATAAGAATGCCTATCAAAATACCGATAACAGTCAATGTCGAAGAGTCCATAAGTACCTTCTGAGCATCTATAGTAGGATTAGATAAAAACTGGTTTTTGGGTAACATTTGTTAGTATTTTGGATAATAAGTTTAATTGATAACGTTTTTTGGAAAATAAAAGTCAAATTCCTGATTTTCATCAACAGGCGTTCCAAAGAAATAATCATAAAAGTGAAGAAACCAGCATGAAAGTATACTAATATACAGCTAATTTTAAAAAAGTAATCAGGGAAGTTGAATAGCAAATGAATGTCAAAATTTAACAAAAATTATGCAATAATTCACTCTGTTAACTATCGAATAATTTTGAATAAAAGAAAGTATAGACGGAGAATTAAAGTAAATTTGTTATACAAATAAATAAAAAAAGCAATTCGAAGGTAATATAACATGATTTACTTGTTTTAGATTGGGCAATAATTATAAGTAGTGGAGGTAAAATAGAGAGCTATCATGGTAGTAAGTATTAGAGGGATTAAGGAATGAATGGTGGCGGAGAAAACCTCTTCAAAGCAATCTCAAGCGATACACGCCTTTCGATTCTTGAAAGCCTGAGTGAAGGCGAAAAACATATTTCAGGACTTGCAAGAGAAATAGGAATCTCCGTGCCCGTTGCTGCAAAACATGTGAAAGTCCTGGAAAAAGCCGAACTTATAGAAAGGAAAAAGTTCGGAAATACTCATATGATAGGCATAAAGCTGAATAATGTCTATTCTTTTCTGGACCGCTTTGCAGAAAACAGGAAGCTTGAGGTAGAAGAGGGGACGACTTTGCTTGAAGCCCTGAAAAGCGTAGCTGCTGTTGAAGTAAGGAAAATGGGAGACAGGATAAAAGTCGTCTCTACGGACGGAGAAGAGGGCTTTTATGTTTATGAAGTGGACGGCAAGTTCTCGGATAAGACTGTAGACGAGTATGAGTTTTACGAAGATTCGATCGTTGAGTGGAAGAAGTTAATTCCAGTTACGAAAAAGAGGTTGTTTGTAAATATAAGAAGGTAAAGTAACCCTACAAAAACAGCTTTACAAAAAATAATTCTTTGAAAATACTTCTGTAGCAGTTTCTGCAGTAACTCTGTTAAAGTAGTTATACTACCATTGAAAAAGTTCTGATTAAATAGATTTTCGGAAAGTTCAGCCTTCTGTAAGAACAGGATTCATTCCTTTAACTTTGCCAGAACCCCAAGATGGTCTTCATGATAGGGCATTAGGTCTCTTGCAGTCAAAATTTCGAATCCGGGTTCGAAAGCCTGTTCAAGTTTTTTTACTTCTTCTTTGAAGATCTCTTTCGGGCTTGCCGCAGTGTCAATGCTGCGAGCTTTAATAGAAAGGAGGAGATATCCTTCTTTTTTCAAAAAGCGGGCCGCATTTCGAGCGGCTATTTCTGCCTGGTTAGGCTGGGCAACGTCCTGAAAGATCAGGTCTACAGGTTCAACAATATGGGCGTAACTGTCGGGCTTCCCTGCGTCAGCGAGAATAGGGAAAATGTTTTTTCGCCTGGAGGCGAGACCTATGAAGTCGCGCATGCTCCTTGGAGCAAACTCAACGGAATATACCGCCCCTTCGGATATGATATCAGAGACGTGGCTAACCGTTGTGCCTGAAGCAGCCCCCAGGTAGAGAACCTTTGAATCCTTTCTCAGAGGGATATCGAATTTTTTGAGGACCATGGCTCCAAGCTTGCTCCTGCGCGGGTCCCATGTCCTGTATTCGGCTCCTTCAACAGAAATCAGTTTTTCTCCGTAAACGACTTTTCCGGGGTCAAGGTTAAGGGTGGAAAGTTGCTTTTTATCTTTTGTAACTTCGAAAATCCCTTCGGAAAGCGACCTTATTTCGAGCATTTACTTCCTCCTTTTCTTTTTTGGTTTTACCCTGACTTCCTGCCGCTTTTGAGGAGGCCTGGGGTTTGCTTCCCTGATCTTCCGGATCTTTTCTTCCAGTTCACCTGTAAGAGAAGGATCTTTTTTTGCAGAATAAAAATCAATTCTTGCGGCAAGAGAAAGTTTCGCTGCAAGGGCTCTTGCTACTTTTCCTCTCACCCACCAGGGCGAGGTGTTGATAAGGGGATGGCTGTAGATTATACCATGCTTCGGGGACGGAGCCCGGGATCGAAGGTGTTTGAAGAGGGCTTTGTTTGCCCCTATTACCTGAATGGTACTTGAAGGAAAAGCAGCAAGTTTTTCAAGGCTGCCTGCAACGCTTATGAGCCTTGCCCCGAGCATGGGTCCTGCCAGCATGGTCAGGTTGGGAGCAAGAGATGCCATGCTATCCTCAATGTAAGCCTCGATCTGTTTCCGCCGGTCATAGAGACTGCACACACTCTCTGCAAAACCTTTTAGAAGGGATTCGTCTGCGGTTTCAAGTTTTGCACCCATAGAATCTCTGGCTTTTAAATAAAGAGGATCATCAGGAGGAATATTCTCGCGAGAGCCGTACTTTGCGACAAAATATGCCAGGGATTCCCCGTTGAGCCCGCTTTCAGGGAAATAGCCTCCGTACCATTCAAAAAGCCTTTCAGAAAGAGAGTTGGTAGTTTCGTTAATGTCGTCCAGAGCTTCTACTGCCTGAACTATACGCTGGTCAGGGGTGAGAGCCTCTGAGACCTGGAGTTTTACGGTTTCCAGAGTTACTTTGTGTAAAAGGGAATAGTATTCTGAAAGAGAATCTACAAAACCATAATCGATAGCTACAGCTGCCAGGTCAAACCCTTCGGGAGGGAGATTTTGCCTGCTGTCCCTCAGAGAAAGTGAACGGAGGGCAAGCTCTCTTACATTCTTTGGATAAATCTCGGAGGCAAGCAGTTTTCCATCATTGCCCAGCTCGATAACTCCAAACCAGGTATTGATTTTCAATCGGAGCCTCCAAAGATATCCGCGCCCCGGTTTCTTCCCTTTGTAAGCAGTACTTCTCCGCCAAGAGACTCGTCAAGCATATGCTGGACTTCTTTCTGAAGCTTTCTGGCTTCTTCCTGACTCTCAACAATTCCATAAACGACAGGCCCGAAAGAGCTGACTCCCGAGCCGCTAGCTCCGTTGTCCTGCATGTATTTCATGATATCAATTACAGGTTCAGGCTGAAGTTCGACTTCCCTCTTTTTAAAGCCGGCAGTCTGGAAGTGGTTGACTGCCCTGCCAAAACTGTCAATATCCTCTTCAATAAGCGCAGGAAGCATCTGCATAAGGATTACATGAGAGATCTCCTGAACTTCTGCGAGAGGGATAGGGCAGACCTTTTTGAAAATATCCACTTCTTCTACATCATGAACTCCCTTGGAATTGGGGATTGCAAGAACAATATTCCAGTCAGGAAACTCTCTTCTGAAAAGTACGGGTCCCGGAGGCATTCGACTGGCTGCGGAAGGAGAAAATGCACCTTTATCCCTGAACATGTGCCCTCCATCCAGGATGAAACCGCCATTTTCAAAAGCAGCAACTCCTATTCCGGAAGTCCCTCCTCTACCTACGGCAACTGCGAGCTCCCTGACACTTTTGCCAAGTCCGTAAATCTCATTTACGGCTGCGGCTACCGAAAGTGCAGCCTGAGTTCCGGAGCCAAGCCCCACATGGTCAGGAAGATCCCTTTTGATATGGATTCTGATCCCTTTTCCTGCCGGAAGCACAGCTTTTGCTGCTTTTTGCATCCTGCCTGCAAGAAGAGAAGCGCCTACAACCTCAACAATATCCGCTTCAGTTGCCGAAATTTCCAGGCTGGGTGACTCGAGAGTGATTCCTACCCCTCCGTCGACCCTGCCTATCTCTGCATTGAGATCAATAAGGGTAAGATGCAGTCTGGACGGAGACACCACATTAATCATATTCATCTGTATCCTCATTGCTTATTCATAAAGCTTAGGAGTTTATCTTCGAACTACCCCGAAGTTTTTCCTTAACAATCGAATAAGTAAAAGATAAAGTTTTCCCGTTAAATATAAATTTAATGAATGGGAAAATCAGCGAATATATTTTTATACGGATCTCCGCATTCCCCCGGAAATCCAGCAGTGACTCCATAAAAACAGGACAGACAGCAAAACTGCAGCTCCGGCAACGGCTGTAAACCGTTCCAAGAAGAGCATGTATAAGCCCGCAAAGCATCCCCGTATCCGCAGGATCCGGAAGCCCGAAGGTAAGGTCAGCTTTCAGGTTTTTGATTTTTATTGCATTAAGCATATCGGAAATAAGACGGAACAGAGGTTTTCGAAGGGCTTTGTAAGCTTCCAGACCCCAGTGGAGTTTTTCCATGGTAGTCATTCCCTTCTTTGTCTCCACTTCACCTTCAGTACTAACTCTTTTTTTACCTCTTAACCGATCAAGTATCCCTCTTTTCTCTTCAGTTTTTTCTTTAATCTCAATTTTCTCTTTACCTGCAATAATTACTGGCTCTTCTTCAGGCTTCTTTTCCTCATGTATCCTGTCTTCTTTCACTTTCATCTCACGTTCT
The genomic region above belongs to Methanosarcina horonobensis HB-1 = JCM 15518 and contains:
- a CDS encoding DUF2149 domain-containing protein — encoded protein: MRKSRRYRRTGLLNDPDEQNPMTGVANLFDVAMVFSVALLVALVMSYHLPELLSSNEDITIVKNPGAEDMKIIIKDQGKPIEVLNMTDNIGGGTGEALGTAYKLADGRVIYVPEGSEGNDTSTSTSASASY
- a CDS encoding MotA/TolQ/ExbB proton channel family protein; this translates as MSNMDLLFRTIYVFSSALLYPVMIFLTLLVFVSLIQLGEFLSEYSKRTRDRNSLEVSCKKIRQSLNSSGFSEASKALLNIKQNYMVTTFAKESAQYLEEQNFPAIGKLSEEYEIRMAKRLEHTKIISTVAPMLGLMGTLIPLGPALIGLSQGDLETLAQNLMIAFATTVVGLFSAGIAYVLTQVRRRWYWEDMSDIDYILDIVEEKTGN
- a CDS encoding DUF2162 domain-containing protein, producing the protein MDSSTLTVIGILIGILIFGIKTGLGCGFSNITTREILTIGGSYFFLALLFGSVADHMSLDAFERLSAMGMGIHVLVSLLLIWAGIYTQKKWNSGKDVSRHTFLAISMPCPVCLGALAVSCMLLSESLNFSGIKIGFLVGVAFFTAVVASSFLFRFGKTRCGKTPETMGSAMMLIGIYYLLGALLIPAYMKSKQMNMAPMQTGESSFFPLLAFGIIILAGFFLDRVRSNQ
- a CDS encoding ArsR family transcriptional regulator: MNGGGENLFKAISSDTRLSILESLSEGEKHISGLAREIGISVPVAAKHVKVLEKAELIERKKFGNTHMIGIKLNNVYSFLDRFAENRKLEVEEGTTLLEALKSVAAVEVRKMGDRIKVVSTDGEEGFYVYEVDGKFSDKTVDEYEFYEDSIVEWKKLIPVTKKRLFVNIRR
- a CDS encoding fibrillarin-like rRNA/tRNA 2'-O-methyltransferase gives rise to the protein MLEIRSLSEGIFEVTKDKKQLSTLNLDPGKVVYGEKLISVEGAEYRTWDPRRSKLGAMVLKKFDIPLRKDSKVLYLGAASGTTVSHVSDIISEGAVYSVEFAPRSMRDFIGLASRRKNIFPILADAGKPDSYAHIVEPVDLIFQDVAQPNQAEIAARNAARFLKKEGYLLLSIKARSIDTAASPKEIFKEEVKKLEQAFEPGFEILTARDLMPYHEDHLGVLAKLKE
- a CDS encoding NOP5/NOP56 family protein codes for the protein MKINTWFGVIELGNDGKLLASEIYPKNVRELALRSLSLRDSRQNLPPEGFDLAAVAIDYGFVDSLSEYYSLLHKVTLETVKLQVSEALTPDQRIVQAVEALDDINETTNSLSERLFEWYGGYFPESGLNGESLAYFVAKYGSRENIPPDDPLYLKARDSMGAKLETADESLLKGFAESVCSLYDRRKQIEAYIEDSMASLAPNLTMLAGPMLGARLISVAGSLEKLAAFPSSTIQVIGANKALFKHLRSRAPSPKHGIIYSHPLINTSPWWVRGKVARALAAKLSLAARIDFYSAKKDPSLTGELEEKIRKIREANPRPPQKRQEVRVKPKKKRRK
- a CDS encoding beta-ribofuranosylaminobenzene 5'-phosphate synthase, with protein sequence MINVVSPSRLHLTLIDLNAEIGRVDGGVGITLESPSLEISATEADIVEVVGASLLAGRMQKAAKAVLPAGKGIRIHIKRDLPDHVGLGSGTQAALSVAAAVNEIYGLGKSVRELAVAVGRGGTSGIGVAAFENGGFILDGGHMFRDKGAFSPSAASRMPPGPVLFRREFPDWNIVLAIPNSKGVHDVEEVDIFKKVCPIPLAEVQEISHVILMQMLPALIEEDIDSFGRAVNHFQTAGFKKREVELQPEPVIDIMKYMQDNGASGSGVSSFGPVVYGIVESQEEARKLQKEVQHMLDESLGGEVLLTKGRNRGADIFGGSD
- a CDS encoding DUF2953 domain-containing protein gives rise to the protein MIAIYLILLVFLLILFILFTAIVFTFKLKVLSVEEKKELGGTFTVKWLFFSHTFLFGEPKEKKCLLEAPGKEGKGAVEKETGITAETRSPQDKKGSEQTESRDEALLKAEREMKVKEDRIHEEKKPEEEPVIIAGKEKIEIKEKTEEKRGILDRLRGKKRVSTEGEVETKKGMTTMEKLHWGLEAYKALRKPLFRLISDMLNAIKIKNLKADLTFGLPDPADTGMLCGLIHALLGTVYSRCRSCSFAVCPVFMESLLDFRGNAEIRIKIYSLIFPFIKFIFNGKTLSFTYSIVKEKLRGSSKINS